A genome region from candidate division KSB1 bacterium includes the following:
- a CDS encoding restriction endonuclease subunit S translates to MNSSHNRKNKLKDYCHITSSKRIYASDYVDNGIPFIRGREIVQRFAHDGELRSNLYISREKFELIKNKYGAPEKGDILITSVGTLGIPYIVTSDDEFYFKDGNLIWFKNIEKLNSTFFYYWLLSPIGRSQLHKCTIGTSQSAYTIERLKEIEIDDLSLTKQEKIASILSSYDDLIENNRRRIQLLERSARLLYREWFVHLRFPGHEHAKIVDGVPEGWENNHLGDVAPLNYGKSLKKSNREIGPFPVYGSSGIIGYHSCSLISGPAIIIGRKGNVGKIFWSYDDCYPIDTVYYIENKNCSYYLYYALKNITFISTDVAVPGLNRDFAHSRSVIIPDDKILRLFENYASDIHRQIYLLIKEIDTLSKVRDLLLPKLMNGEITICKQPKPNSSIS, encoded by the coding sequence ATGAACTCGAGCCATAATCGTAAAAACAAGTTAAAAGATTACTGTCATATTACATCGAGCAAACGTATCTACGCATCCGATTATGTTGATAATGGTATACCATTTATAAGAGGTAGAGAAATTGTACAGAGATTTGCACATGACGGTGAATTGAGGAGCAATTTATATATCTCACGAGAGAAATTTGAGTTGATAAAAAACAAATATGGTGCACCTGAAAAAGGTGATATACTTATTACTTCAGTAGGAACTCTTGGTATTCCATATATTGTAACTTCTGATGATGAATTTTATTTTAAAGATGGAAATTTGATATGGTTTAAGAATATTGAAAAATTGAATAGTACATTTTTTTACTATTGGTTGTTATCACCTATTGGACGATCACAACTTCATAAATGTACTATCGGTACTTCACAATCTGCATACACAATTGAGCGATTAAAAGAAATCGAAATTGATGATCTTTCGTTAACCAAACAGGAAAAAATTGCTTCTATCCTCTCCTCCTACGACGACCTCATCGAAAACAACCGCCGTCGTATTCAGCTGCTGGAACGTTCGGCGCGCTTGCTGTACCGGGAGTGGTTTGTGCATCTCCGGTTTCCGGGACATGAGCATGCAAAGATTGTGGATGGGGTGCCGGAGGGGTGGGAAAATAACCATTTGGGTGATGTTGCCCCATTAAATTATGGTAAATCACTAAAAAAAAGTAATCGTGAAATAGGCCCATTCCCAGTTTATGGCTCTAGTGGTATTATTGGTTATCATTCTTGTTCATTGATTTCAGGCCCAGCAATAATTATTGGGAGAAAAGGAAATGTGGGCAAAATATTTTGGTCCTATGATGATTGTTACCCAATTGATACAGTTTATTACATTGAGAATAAAAATTGTTCCTATTATTTATATTATGCATTAAAAAATATAACATTTATTAGCACAGATGTTGCAGTACCGGGTTTAAATCGTGATTTTGCACATAGCAGATCTGTAATAATTCCCGACGATAAAATATTGAGATTGTTCGAAAATTATGCGAGTGATATACATAGACAAATTTATCTCCTAATAAAGGAAATTGATACTTTGTCAAAGGTTCGTGATTTACTTTTACCCAAATTAATGAATGGAGAAATCACCATATGCAAGCAACCGAAGCCAAACTCCTCGATTTCTTAA